A genomic segment from Pseudoxanthomonas sp. CF385 encodes:
- the creB gene encoding two-component system response regulator CreB: MARSIYACAMPRVLIAEDETAIADAVLYALRSEGLEADHCLLGREVAARVRAGGVDVVVLDVGLPDISGFDVCRELRGFSDVPVIFLTARNDEIDRVLGLELGADDYVTKPFSPRELVARVRARLRRVGGTATVPAGEWVLRGAFAIDREGHRIRYHQQLLDLTRYEYAVLDALLQRPGAILSRAQLMDRGWDSDADSADRTVDTHVKTLRAKLRAAGADPDPIRTHRGLGYAVEA, translated from the coding sequence ATGGCGCGCAGCATATATGCTTGCGCCATGCCGCGCGTATTGATTGCCGAAGACGAAACCGCCATCGCCGATGCCGTGCTGTACGCGCTGCGCAGCGAGGGCCTGGAGGCCGACCACTGCCTGCTGGGCCGCGAGGTCGCCGCGCGTGTGCGCGCCGGCGGCGTGGACGTGGTGGTGCTCGATGTCGGCCTGCCCGACATCAGCGGCTTCGACGTGTGCCGCGAGCTGCGCGGGTTCAGCGACGTGCCGGTGATCTTCCTCACCGCGCGCAACGACGAGATCGACCGCGTGCTGGGCCTGGAGCTCGGCGCCGACGACTACGTCACCAAGCCGTTCTCCCCGCGCGAACTGGTGGCCCGCGTGCGGGCGCGCCTGCGCCGCGTGGGCGGCACGGCGACGGTGCCGGCGGGCGAATGGGTCCTGCGCGGCGCCTTCGCGATCGACCGCGAGGGGCACCGCATCCGCTACCACCAGCAACTGCTCGACCTGACCCGTTACGAATACGCCGTGCTGGATGCGCTGCTGCAGCGGCCCGGCGCCATCCTCAGCCGCGCGCAGCTGATGGATCGCGGCTGGGACAGCGACGCCGACAGTGCCGACCGCACCGTCGACACGCACGTGAAGACGCTGCGCGCGAAGCTGCGCGCGGCCGGCGCCGACCCCGACCCGATCCGCACCCACCGCGGCCTGGGTTACGCCGTCGAGGCCTGA
- a CDS encoding DUF4242 domain-containing protein, translated as MPRYLIERDIEGAGLMTPAELKAVSRKSCGVLADLGPQVQWEHSYVTDDKVYCVYRAPSEALVREHALRGGFPADRISPVVAIIDPLTAE; from the coding sequence GTGCCCCGCTATCTGATCGAACGCGACATCGAAGGCGCCGGCCTGATGACCCCCGCCGAACTGAAGGCGGTTTCCCGGAAATCCTGCGGCGTGCTGGCCGACCTCGGCCCGCAGGTGCAGTGGGAGCACAGCTACGTCACCGACGACAAGGTCTACTGCGTCTACCGCGCGCCCAGCGAAGCGCTCGTGCGGGAACACGCGCTGCGCGGCGGATTTCCCGCCGATCGCATCTCGCCTGTGGTGGCCATCATCGATCCGCTGACCGCCGAATGA
- a CDS encoding phospholipase D family protein, protein MRKWLRRLGLGVLVLVVASAVALYSYGRFAEGARGAPSHALATAADATALDRAVAPMLREHPRQSGMALLSDNLDAFTVRAATARAAGRSLDLQYYIWNHDFTGNLLGYEALRAADRGVRVRLLLDDMTAHGKDSHLAALDAHPNIEVRLFNPSRSRAGVLGRASEMLLRPVAMNRRMHNKAWIADGRVAVVGGRNVGDEYFDAAAQTNFLDLDAVLVGPAVQQTSAIFDDFWNSASVIPLVALSTAEDGALDRLRANGDAGYRSTRAADYVARLRGSPGLPALVGGNALYWLDEVGVYSDPAAKGQGEGQAQWLIHRLGQAMGLAKRELRVISPYFVPGDEGTQWLVGKREAGVEVSVLTNSLAANDVMAVHGGYAPYRVPLLEGGVALYELMPHGRQDSSLFGSSGASLHTKAFAVDGERGFIGSFNLDPRSVNLNTEMGILFRDRAATAALLRSYEAKIAPDKSYRVRLQDGALRWDDASQKPPRVWDRDPEASAWRRGVSRAVGWLPVESQL, encoded by the coding sequence ATGCGGAAGTGGCTGCGCCGGCTCGGCCTGGGGGTGCTGGTCCTGGTGGTGGCGTCCGCCGTGGCGCTTTACAGCTATGGCCGGTTCGCCGAGGGCGCGCGCGGTGCGCCCTCGCACGCGCTGGCTACCGCGGCGGATGCCACGGCACTGGATCGCGCGGTCGCCCCGATGCTGCGCGAACATCCCCGCCAGAGCGGTATGGCGCTGCTGTCGGACAACCTCGACGCCTTCACGGTCCGCGCCGCCACCGCACGGGCCGCGGGCCGCAGCCTCGACCTGCAGTACTACATCTGGAACCACGACTTCACCGGCAACCTGCTGGGGTACGAAGCGCTGCGCGCCGCCGATCGCGGCGTGCGCGTGCGCCTGCTGCTGGACGACATGACCGCGCACGGCAAGGATTCGCACCTGGCCGCGCTGGACGCCCACCCCAACATCGAGGTGCGGCTGTTCAACCCCTCGCGAAGCCGCGCGGGCGTGCTGGGGCGCGCGAGCGAGATGCTGCTGCGCCCGGTCGCGATGAACCGGCGCATGCACAACAAGGCCTGGATCGCCGATGGGCGCGTGGCGGTGGTCGGAGGACGCAACGTCGGCGACGAGTACTTCGATGCTGCGGCGCAGACCAACTTCCTCGACCTGGACGCGGTCCTCGTGGGCCCGGCCGTGCAGCAGACCTCGGCGATCTTCGATGATTTCTGGAACAGCGCATCGGTCATCCCGCTCGTCGCGCTTTCCACGGCGGAGGACGGCGCACTCGATCGGCTGCGTGCGAACGGCGACGCCGGCTACCGTTCGACGCGCGCCGCCGACTATGTCGCGCGCCTGCGCGGCAGTCCGGGCCTGCCGGCGCTGGTGGGCGGCAATGCGCTCTACTGGCTCGATGAGGTGGGCGTCTACTCGGATCCGGCCGCCAAGGGGCAGGGCGAAGGGCAGGCGCAGTGGTTGATCCACCGGCTGGGCCAGGCGATGGGCTTGGCGAAGCGCGAGCTGCGGGTGATCTCGCCGTACTTCGTGCCGGGCGACGAGGGTACTCAATGGCTGGTGGGCAAACGCGAGGCGGGCGTGGAGGTCAGCGTGCTGACGAACTCGCTGGCGGCCAACGACGTGATGGCCGTGCACGGCGGCTACGCGCCGTATCGCGTGCCGCTGCTGGAAGGCGGCGTGGCGCTGTACGAACTGATGCCACACGGGCGCCAGGACAGCAGCCTGTTCGGTTCCAGCGGCGCCAGCCTGCACACCAAGGCCTTCGCGGTGGATGGCGAACGCGGATTCATCGGCTCGTTCAACCTCGATCCGCGTTCGGTCAACCTCAATACCGAAATGGGCATCCTGTTCCGCGACCGTGCCGCCACGGCCGCCTTGCTGCGCAGCTACGAGGCGAAGATCGCGCCGGACAAGAGCTATCGCGTGCGCCTGCAGGACGGTGCGCTGCGCTGGGACGACGCGTCGCAGAAGCCGCCGCGCGTCTGGGACCGCGATCCGGAAGCCAGCGCATGGCGTCGCGGCGTGTCCCGCGCGGTGGGCTGGCTGCCGGTCGAATCCCAGCTCTAG
- a CDS encoding GNAT family N-acetyltransferase: MTAPKRLPPWHEHFRLPSGRELLIRPIRPEDAGPIQGAFGLLGPEEIRQRFLYALKELTPDMAQRLTHPDPNTEFALVAAEPLPPGEALVGAVARASMVARTRDAEFAILVSHFIAGQGLGRHLMRKLAKWARSKKLDRLYGDVLDSNEPMLQLAQSLGFKRVREADGAGLVRVVLDLNEDP, translated from the coding sequence ATGACCGCGCCGAAACGCCTGCCGCCCTGGCATGAACACTTCCGCCTGCCCAGCGGGCGCGAACTGCTGATCCGCCCGATCCGCCCGGAGGACGCCGGCCCCATCCAGGGCGCGTTCGGCCTGCTGGGCCCGGAAGAGATACGTCAGCGTTTCCTCTACGCGCTGAAGGAGCTGACGCCGGATATGGCGCAGCGCCTGACCCACCCCGATCCCAACACCGAGTTCGCCCTGGTCGCCGCCGAACCGCTTCCGCCGGGCGAGGCACTGGTGGGCGCGGTCGCGCGCGCCTCGATGGTGGCGCGCACCCGCGATGCCGAATTCGCCATCCTGGTCAGCCACTTCATCGCCGGCCAGGGACTGGGTCGCCACCTGATGCGCAAGCTGGCCAAGTGGGCGCGTTCGAAGAAGCTGGACCGCCTGTACGGCGACGTGCTGGACAGCAACGAACCCATGCTGCAGCTCGCCCAGTCGCTGGGCTTCAAGCGCGTGCGCGAGGCCGACGGCGCGGGCCTGGTGCGGGTGGTGCTGGATCTCAACGAAGATCCCTGA
- the creC gene encoding two-component system sensor histidine kinase CreC, with the protein MRLGLKLVLGFFLIVGIAAFFVMRVFVNEVKPGVRQAMESTLVDAANLLAEVAADDLKAGRIADGGFARHVALAQQRDPKAWVWRFQKRSVDYRVTVTDASGVVVFDSQGRDVGRDNSRWNDVYRTLRGEYGARSSPEAPGDTAHTVMHVAAPIYDPGDRATLLGVLTLSQPNRSIEPFIVASQRSILLRGAWLIGISALIGVLMTWWLVRGIGGLNRYAQAVSAGEPVPPPRPRADEIGDLGRALETMRHKLAGKAYVEQYVQSLTHEMKSPLAAIRGAAELLQEPLPEADRQRFARNIQAQEQRLTETIDKLLALAEVEQHGWLQRRERVDAAALADEVAQAVDDRLTPRGVHLVTVPVQGTWSVEGDGFLLRRALGNLLDNAIAFSPAGGTVELVVEADADQVRFIVRDRGPGVPDYAHERVFERFYSLPRPDNGQRSSGLGLPFVREVMRLHGGEATLRNRPEGGAEAVLSLPKV; encoded by the coding sequence GTGCGGCTCGGGCTGAAGCTGGTCCTGGGTTTCTTCCTGATCGTCGGCATCGCCGCGTTCTTCGTGATGCGGGTGTTCGTCAACGAAGTGAAGCCCGGTGTGCGCCAGGCGATGGAATCCACCCTGGTGGACGCCGCCAACCTGCTGGCCGAAGTGGCTGCCGACGATCTGAAAGCCGGACGCATCGCCGATGGGGGCTTCGCGCGCCACGTGGCGCTCGCACAGCAGCGCGATCCGAAAGCCTGGGTGTGGCGGTTCCAGAAGCGCAGCGTGGACTACCGGGTCACCGTCACCGATGCGAGCGGCGTGGTCGTGTTCGACTCGCAGGGGCGCGACGTCGGTCGCGACAACTCGCGCTGGAACGACGTCTACCGCACGCTGCGCGGCGAGTACGGCGCGCGCTCCAGCCCGGAAGCGCCGGGCGACACCGCGCACACCGTCATGCACGTCGCCGCGCCCATCTACGATCCCGGCGACCGCGCCACGCTGCTGGGCGTGCTCACGCTGTCGCAGCCCAACCGCAGCATCGAGCCCTTCATCGTCGCCAGCCAGCGCAGCATCCTGTTGCGCGGTGCGTGGCTGATCGGCATCTCCGCGCTCATCGGCGTCCTGATGACCTGGTGGCTGGTGCGCGGCATCGGCGGGCTCAACCGCTACGCGCAGGCGGTCAGCGCCGGCGAACCGGTGCCGCCGCCGCGTCCGCGCGCCGACGAGATCGGCGACCTCGGCCGCGCGCTGGAGACGATGCGGCACAAGCTGGCGGGCAAGGCCTACGTGGAACAGTACGTACAGTCGCTGACGCATGAAATGAAGAGCCCGCTGGCGGCCATCCGTGGCGCCGCCGAACTGCTGCAGGAGCCGCTGCCGGAAGCGGACCGCCAGCGTTTCGCCCGCAACATCCAGGCGCAGGAGCAGCGGCTCACCGAGACCATCGACAAACTGCTGGCCTTGGCCGAGGTCGAGCAGCATGGCTGGCTGCAGCGGCGCGAGCGCGTGGATGCCGCCGCGCTTGCCGATGAGGTCGCGCAGGCCGTCGACGACAGGCTGACCCCACGCGGCGTGCACCTGGTGACGGTACCGGTGCAAGGAACTTGGAGCGTGGAAGGCGATGGCTTCCTGCTGAGGCGTGCGCTGGGCAACCTGCTGGACAACGCGATCGCTTTTTCGCCGGCCGGCGGCACGGTCGAGCTGGTCGTCGAGGCCGATGCGGACCAGGTGCGCTTCATCGTGCGCGATCGTGGTCCCGGCGTGCCGGACTACGCGCACGAGCGGGTCTTCGAGCGCTTCTATTCCTTGCCGCGTCCGGACAACGGTCAACGCAGTTCCGGCCTGGGCCTGCCGTTCGTTCGCGAGGTGATGCGCCTGCACGGCGGTGAAGCCACGCTGCGCAACCGGCCCGAGGGCGGCGCCGAAGCCGTCCTGTCGCTCCCCAAGGTGTAG
- the mfd gene encoding transcription-repair coupling factor translates to MTDAKNITPPAPPLPRGGQSRAWWRAPASPTALAWSIAAAARAHDGPVLVVARDNHEAHQIEADLHTLLGAAADLPVVPFPDWETLPYDQFSPHPDIVSQRLSALHRLPTLTRGIVIVPVQTLMQRLSPLRHIAGGSFDYRVGQRLDFDAEKRRLEAASYRHVPQVLDPGDFAVRGGLLDVYPMGADAPLRIELLDDSIDSIRHFDPESQRSLDRVASVQLLPGREVPLDERSVERAMTLLRDRFDVDTRRSALYQDLKSGLAPAGVEYYLPLFFDATSTLFDYLHTDTLPVLTDGFGEAAEAFWAQTRNRYEQRRHDIERPLLPPDELYLSPDGLRERLNHQARVDVCGPQHSRHGDALPLGDQPLPPLPVAAKDAPAGEALKSFLGHYPGRVLIASDSPGRREALLEVLQAADLVPSVLADFGTFLTCKDRFAITVAPLEDGFALDDPRIAVLTERQLFPERATQAHRRKRTGREPEAIIRDLGELTEGAPIVHEDHGVGRYRGLIAMDVGGMPGEFLEIEYAKGDRLYVPVAQLHLISRYSGASPETAPLHSLGGEAWAKAKKKAAEKVRDVAAELLEIQARRQARAGLALHVDRPMYEPFAAGFPFEETPDQRAAIEAVLRDLQSSQPMDRVVCGDVGFGKTEVAVRAAFAAASAGKQVAVLVPTTLLAEQHYRNFRDRFADWPLKVEVLSRFKTAKEIKAELEKLAEGKLDVIVGTHRLLQPDVKFADLGLVIVDEEQRFGVRQKEALKALRANVHLLTLTATPIPRTLNMAMAGLRDLSIIATPPANRMAVQTFVTPWDDALLKEAFQRELSRGGQVYFLHNDVESIGRMQRELQELVPEARIGIAHGQMPERELEQVMLDFQKQRFNVLLCTTIIESGIDIPNANTIIMNRADKFGLAQLHQLRGRVGRSHHRSYAYLVVPDKRSITADAQRRLEAIASMDELGAGFTLATHDLEIRGAGELLGEDQSGQMAEVGFSLYTELLERAVRSIRAGHLPDVDLGQERRGADVELNVPALIPEDYLPDVHTRLTLYKRISSAPDREDLRDLQVEMIDRFGLLPDPAKYLFATAELKLAANGLGIRKLELGEHGGRIVFESKPNIDPMAVIQLIQKQPKLYTMDGPDKLRIKVPLPDAPDRFNAAKALLATLSPS, encoded by the coding sequence ATGACCGACGCCAAGAACATCACGCCCCCTGCCCCCCCTCTGCCTCGCGGCGGCCAGTCGCGCGCCTGGTGGCGCGCGCCCGCATCGCCCACCGCGCTGGCCTGGTCCATCGCCGCCGCCGCCCGCGCCCATGACGGTCCGGTGCTGGTGGTCGCGCGCGACAACCACGAAGCGCACCAGATCGAAGCCGACCTGCACACGCTGCTGGGGGCTGCGGCCGACCTGCCCGTCGTGCCGTTCCCGGACTGGGAGACCCTGCCCTACGACCAGTTCAGCCCGCATCCGGACATCGTGTCGCAGCGTCTCTCGGCCCTGCACCGCCTGCCCACGCTGACGCGCGGCATCGTCATCGTGCCCGTGCAGACGCTGATGCAGCGCCTGTCGCCGCTGCGGCACATCGCCGGCGGCAGTTTCGACTATCGCGTGGGACAGCGGCTGGATTTCGATGCCGAGAAGCGCCGGCTCGAAGCCGCCAGCTACCGGCACGTGCCGCAAGTGCTGGACCCCGGCGACTTCGCCGTGCGCGGCGGACTGCTGGATGTCTATCCGATGGGCGCCGACGCGCCGCTGCGCATCGAGCTGCTGGACGACAGCATCGATTCGATCCGCCATTTCGACCCGGAAAGCCAGCGCTCGCTGGACCGGGTAGCGTCGGTGCAGCTGTTGCCTGGCCGCGAAGTGCCGCTCGACGAGCGCTCCGTCGAGCGTGCGATGACGCTGCTGCGCGACCGCTTCGACGTGGACACGCGCCGCAGTGCGCTGTACCAGGACCTCAAGTCGGGCCTGGCGCCGGCCGGCGTGGAGTACTACCTGCCGCTCTTCTTCGATGCGACCTCGACCCTGTTCGACTATCTGCACACCGATACGTTGCCGGTCCTGACCGACGGCTTCGGCGAAGCGGCGGAAGCCTTCTGGGCGCAGACGCGCAACCGCTACGAGCAGCGCCGCCACGACATCGAACGGCCGCTGCTGCCGCCGGACGAGCTCTACCTGTCGCCGGACGGCCTGCGCGAGCGGCTCAACCATCAGGCCCGCGTCGATGTGTGCGGGCCGCAGCACAGCCGCCACGGCGACGCGCTGCCGCTGGGCGACCAGCCGCTGCCGCCGCTGCCCGTGGCGGCCAAGGACGCGCCGGCCGGCGAGGCGCTGAAGTCGTTCCTCGGCCACTACCCGGGCCGCGTCCTGATCGCATCCGATTCGCCCGGCCGCCGCGAGGCGTTGCTGGAGGTGCTGCAGGCCGCCGATCTCGTGCCGAGCGTGCTCGCGGACTTCGGCACCTTCCTGACGTGCAAGGATCGATTCGCGATCACCGTGGCGCCGCTGGAAGACGGCTTCGCCCTCGATGACCCGCGCATCGCGGTCCTCACCGAGCGGCAGCTGTTTCCCGAGCGCGCCACCCAGGCGCACCGGCGCAAGCGCACCGGCCGCGAGCCGGAAGCGATCATCCGCGACCTCGGCGAACTCACCGAGGGTGCGCCGATCGTCCACGAAGACCATGGCGTGGGCCGCTACCGCGGCCTGATCGCGATGGACGTGGGCGGCATGCCCGGCGAGTTCCTCGAGATCGAGTACGCCAAGGGCGATCGCCTGTACGTGCCGGTCGCGCAACTGCATCTGATCAGCCGCTACTCCGGCGCCTCGCCGGAAACCGCGCCGCTGCATTCGCTGGGCGGCGAAGCCTGGGCGAAGGCGAAGAAAAAGGCGGCCGAGAAGGTACGCGACGTGGCGGCCGAGTTGCTGGAGATCCAGGCACGCCGGCAGGCGCGCGCCGGACTGGCGTTGCACGTCGACCGGCCGATGTACGAGCCGTTCGCCGCGGGTTTCCCGTTCGAGGAAACCCCCGATCAGCGCGCGGCCATCGAGGCGGTGCTGCGCGACCTGCAGTCCAGCCAACCGATGGACCGCGTGGTCTGCGGCGACGTGGGCTTCGGCAAGACCGAGGTGGCCGTGCGCGCCGCCTTCGCCGCCGCCAGCGCCGGCAAGCAGGTCGCCGTGCTCGTACCGACCACGCTGCTGGCCGAGCAGCACTACCGCAACTTCCGCGACCGCTTCGCCGACTGGCCGTTGAAGGTCGAGGTGCTGTCGCGCTTCAAGACGGCCAAGGAGATCAAGGCCGAACTGGAGAAGCTGGCCGAGGGCAAGCTGGACGTCATCGTCGGCACCCATCGGCTGCTGCAGCCGGACGTGAAGTTCGCCGATCTCGGCTTGGTGATCGTCGACGAGGAACAGCGGTTCGGCGTGCGCCAGAAGGAAGCGCTGAAGGCCTTGCGCGCCAACGTCCACCTGCTGACGCTCACCGCCACGCCCATCCCGCGCACGCTCAACATGGCCATGGCCGGTCTCCGCGACCTGTCCATCATCGCCACGCCGCCGGCCAACCGCATGGCGGTGCAGACCTTCGTGACGCCGTGGGACGACGCGCTGCTGAAGGAGGCCTTCCAGCGCGAACTGTCGCGCGGCGGCCAGGTGTACTTCCTGCACAACGACGTGGAGAGCATCGGCCGCATGCAGCGCGAGCTGCAGGAACTCGTGCCCGAGGCCCGCATCGGCATCGCCCACGGACAGATGCCCGAGCGCGAGCTTGAGCAGGTGATGCTGGACTTCCAGAAGCAACGCTTCAACGTACTGCTGTGCACGACGATCATCGAATCGGGCATCGACATCCCGAACGCCAACACCATCATCATGAACCGCGCCGACAAGTTCGGCCTGGCGCAGCTGCACCAGCTGCGCGGGCGCGTCGGCCGCTCGCACCATCGGTCGTATGCCTACCTCGTGGTGCCCGACAAGCGCAGCATCACCGCCGACGCGCAGCGCCGGCTGGAGGCGATCGCCTCGATGGACGAACTGGGCGCGGGCTTCACCCTCGCCACGCACGATCTCGAGATCCGCGGCGCCGGTGAGCTCTTGGGCGAGGACCAGAGCGGCCAGATGGCGGAGGTGGGCTTCAGCCTCTACACCGAGTTGCTCGAGCGCGCGGTGCGTTCGATCCGGGCCGGCCACCTGCCCGATGTCGACCTGGGCCAGGAACGCCGCGGCGCCGACGTCGAGTTGAACGTGCCCGCGTTGATCCCCGAAGACTACCTGCCCGACGTGCACACGCGCCTGACGCTCTACAAGCGCATCAGCAGTGCGCCGGACAGGGAGGACCTGCGCGACCTGCAGGTGGAGATGATCGACCGCTTCGGCCTGCTGCCCGATCCGGCGAAGTACCTGTTCGCCACCGCCGAACTGAAGCTGGCCGCGAATGGCCTGGGCATCCGCAAGCTGGAGCTGGGCGAGCACGGTGGCCGCATCGTGTTCGAGAGCAAGCCGAACATCGATCCGATGGCGGTGATCCAGCTGATCCAGAAGCAACCGAAGCTCTACACGATGGACGGGCCCGACAAGCTGCGCATCAAGGTGCCGCTGCCGGACGCGCCGGACCGCTTCAACGCCGCCAAGGCGCTGCTCGCCACGCTGTCGCCGTCGTGA
- the rlmJ gene encoding 23S rRNA (adenine(2030)-N(6))-methyltransferase RlmJ, with protein MNYRHAFHAGNHADVLKHLVLLAMVDALKRKDAPFFVLDTHAGRGRYLLGGAESRKTSEADEGVFKLAGVPRLPELAERYLRAVEANNPVGALVAYPGSPLLVAQAMRAQDRLAACELQPEEASALKDLFAHDERVAVHARDGYAAMKALLPPRAGSQRIARGLVLIDPPYEAQDAEYPAITAALRDALERWPAATYAVWYPIKQRRSLLPFFRKMAALPSKGAFVAELQVRPDDSPLRLNGSGMLVINPPWQLDAALAPILPVLATHLGEAGASHRLEWLRAAS; from the coding sequence ATGAATTACCGCCATGCCTTCCACGCCGGCAACCACGCCGACGTCCTCAAGCACCTCGTCCTGCTGGCGATGGTGGATGCGCTGAAGCGCAAGGATGCGCCGTTCTTCGTGCTGGACACCCATGCCGGGCGCGGCCGCTACCTGCTGGGCGGCGCGGAAAGCCGCAAGACCTCCGAGGCCGACGAGGGCGTGTTCAAGCTGGCTGGCGTGCCCCGCCTGCCCGAGCTGGCCGAGCGGTACCTGCGCGCGGTGGAAGCCAACAACCCGGTCGGTGCGCTGGTGGCCTACCCGGGCTCGCCGTTGCTGGTCGCGCAGGCGATGCGCGCGCAGGACCGGCTGGCGGCCTGCGAACTCCAGCCGGAAGAGGCCAGCGCGTTGAAGGACCTGTTCGCCCATGACGAGCGCGTCGCGGTGCATGCGCGCGATGGCTACGCCGCGATGAAGGCGCTGCTGCCGCCGCGCGCGGGCAGCCAGCGGATCGCCCGCGGCCTGGTGCTGATCGACCCGCCGTACGAAGCGCAGGACGCCGAGTATCCCGCCATCACCGCGGCCCTGCGCGATGCGCTGGAACGATGGCCCGCCGCCACCTATGCCGTGTGGTATCCGATCAAGCAGCGCCGCAGCCTGCTGCCGTTCTTCCGCAAGATGGCGGCACTGCCCTCCAAGGGCGCCTTCGTGGCCGAACTGCAGGTACGGCCCGACGACTCGCCGCTGCGCCTCAACGGGAGCGGCATGCTGGTGATCAATCCGCCCTGGCAACTGGACGCGGCCCTGGCCCCGATCCTCCCCGTGCTCGCCACCCACCTCGGCGAGGCCGGGGCAAGCCACCGGCTGGAATGGCTGCGGGCCGCGAGCTGA
- a CDS encoding DUF808 domain-containing protein, producing the protein MAGSSLFALIDDIATLLDDVSVMTKVAAKKTAGVLGDDLALNAQQVTGVKADRELPVVWAVAKGSMVNKAILVPAALAISALETWLHGRGYTIPLVTPLMMIGGAFLCFEGVEKLAHKFLHKGEDEQEHAQRLAAVQDENVDMVAFEKDKIRGAIRTDFILSAEIIVISLGTLGGRTFLEQVLTLVAIAAIMTVGVYGLVGGIVKLDDAGLALTVDTRESGWARFKRAFGRGILRSAPYLMKFLSIAGTAAMFLVGGGILVHSIPALHHVIAPYVTGGWGVLWENLFNAGVGVVAGAVILAVVTAIQRMRGKRHAA; encoded by the coding sequence ATGGCCGGATCCAGCCTGTTCGCCCTGATCGACGACATCGCCACCCTGCTGGACGATGTGTCCGTGATGACGAAGGTGGCCGCGAAGAAGACCGCGGGCGTGCTCGGCGACGACCTGGCGCTCAATGCCCAGCAGGTCACCGGCGTGAAGGCCGACCGCGAGCTGCCGGTGGTCTGGGCGGTGGCGAAGGGGTCGATGGTCAACAAGGCCATCCTGGTGCCCGCCGCGCTGGCGATCAGCGCCCTGGAAACCTGGCTGCACGGCCGCGGCTACACCATCCCGCTGGTGACGCCGCTGATGATGATCGGCGGCGCCTTCCTGTGCTTCGAGGGCGTGGAGAAGCTGGCCCACAAGTTCCTGCACAAGGGCGAGGACGAGCAGGAGCATGCCCAGCGCCTGGCCGCCGTGCAGGACGAGAACGTCGACATGGTGGCGTTCGAGAAGGACAAGATCCGCGGCGCCATCCGCACCGACTTCATCCTCTCGGCCGAGATCATCGTGATCTCGCTCGGCACGCTGGGCGGCCGCACCTTCCTGGAGCAGGTGCTGACGCTGGTCGCCATCGCGGCGATCATGACCGTGGGCGTGTACGGCCTGGTGGGCGGCATCGTGAAGCTGGACGATGCGGGCCTAGCGCTGACTGTCGACACGCGCGAGAGCGGCTGGGCGCGCTTCAAGCGCGCTTTCGGCCGCGGCATCCTGCGCAGCGCGCCCTACCTGATGAAGTTCCTCTCCATCGCCGGCACCGCCGCCATGTTCCTGGTCGGTGGCGGCATCCTGGTCCACAGCATCCCGGCGCTCCACCACGTCATCGCGCCCTACGTGACGGGCGGCTGGGGCGTGCTGTGGGAAAACCTGTTCAATGCCGGCGTGGGGGTGGTGGCGGGCGCCGTCATCCTCGCCGTGGTCACGGCCATCCAGCGCATGCGCGGCAAACGCCACGCCGCCTGA